The DNA region TGCACCTGGAGCAGCAGCCTGCTGGCGAACCCGTCGGTCCGCAGCCTGCCGTGCACGCGCAGCATCGCGATCTTGATGATGTCGGCGGCGGAGCCCTGGATGGGGGCGTTGAGGGCCATGCGCTCGGCCATCTGCCGGCGCTGATTGTTGTCGCTCGCGAGGTCGGGCAGGTAGCGGCGGCGGCCGAGGATGGTCTCGGTGTAGCCGTTCATCCGCGCGACCTCGACGACCTCGCGCAGGTAGTCGCGGACGCCGCCGAAGCGGGAGAAGTACGCGTTCATCTGCTCCTTGGCCTCGTCGGGCGTGATCTGCAGCTGCTGCGCGAGCCCGAACGCGGAGAGGCCGTAGACGAGGCCGTACGTCATCGCCTTGACCCGCCGCCGCAGCTCCGGGTCCACCGACTCGACGGGGAGGCCGAACGCTTGCGACGCGACGTAGGTGTGCAGGTCCTCCCCCGACGCGAACGCCGCCTGCAGCCCCTCGTCGTCGGACAGGTGCGCCATGATCCGCATCTCGATCTGGCTGTAGTCGGCGGTCATGAGGCTCTCGAAGCCCTCGCCCGGCACGAACGCCTGCCTGATCTCGCGGCCCGCGGCCGTGCGGATGGGGATGTTCTGCAGATTGGGGTCGGTGGAGCTCAGGCGCCCGGTCGCCGCGATGGTCTGCTCGTACGTCGTGTGGATGCGCCCCGCGTCGTCGACCGCGGGCTGCAGCTGCTTGGCGACGACCGTCCAGAGACGGGTCACGTCGCGGTGGCGGAGCAGGCACTCGATGACGGGGTGGTCGCTCTGCTCCTGGAGCCACTGCAGCGCATCGGCGTCGGTGGTGTAGCCGGTCTTGATCTTCTTGGTCTTGGGCAGGCCGAGCTCGCCGAAGAGGATCTCCTGCAGCTGCTTGGGCGAGCCGAGGTTGAACTCCCTGCCGATGCAGTCGTACGCGTCCTGCGCCGCCTGCTTGACCTGCCCCGAGAGACGCGCCTCCAGCATCGCGAGGTGGTCGTTGTCGACGGCGATGCCGACCCGCTCCATGTCGGCGAGGACGCGGACCAGCGGCAGCTCGACCTCGCGGAGGAGGGCGGTGCCGCCGCGGCGTTCGACATCGGCGTCGAGGGAGGTCGCGAGGTCGGCCACGGCGCGGGCCCGGAGCACCGCGTCGCTCGCCTCACCGGCCTCGGCGGAGCCGTCGAGGGAGAGCTGGCCGCTGTCGTCGCCCTCCTTGCGCAGCTCCCTCCGCAGGTAGCGCAGCGCGAGGTCACCGAGGTCGAACGTCTGCTGCCCAGGCAGCGCCAGATAGGCGGCCAGCGCCGTGTCGCTGGTGACGCCCTGGACGTCCCAGCCGCGCGCCCAGAGCGCGAGCAGCGGGCCCTTGCCCGCGTGGACCGACTTGGCGCGGGTGTCGTCGGCGAGCCAGGCGGACAGCGCGGTCTCGTCGCGCTCGTCGAGCTCGCGCGCCTCGACGTACGCGCCCCCGCCGCCCTCCAGCGCGACCGCGATGCCGTGCAGGTCGCCGGTGCCGCGGCCCCACGTACCGCGGAAGTGCAGGCCCGCGCGGACCGTCGGGTCGAGCTCGCCGAGCCACCTCGACACCTCGCCGGTCTCCAGCGTCCTGATGTCGACGTCGAAGCCCTCGTCGGCCTCCGGCTCGACGCTCTGCAGGGTGGCGTACAGCCGC from Frankiaceae bacterium includes:
- the polA gene encoding DNA polymerase I, whose amino-acid sequence is MDERRRLLLLDGHSLAYRAFFALPVENFSTTTGQPTNAVYGFTSMLINVIRDEQPTHIAVAFDLSAPTFRHEAYAEYKATRSETPTDFRGQVSLIREVLEALRIPVVEAPGFEADDAIATLACQARDLDMDVLIVTGDRDAYQLVDDRITVLMTGRGVSDMRRFTPAELMAKYGLTPSQYPDFAALRGDPSDNLPNIPGVGEKTAIKLVQQFGDLNELCDRVDEIPGKTGNAVREHLANVMRNRELTELRRDVPLPVTPADLQMGPWDRDEVHKLFDTLQFRVLRERLYATLQSVEPEADEGFDVDIRTLETGEVSRWLGELDPTVRAGLHFRGTWGRGTGDLHGIAVALEGGGGAYVEARELDERDETALSAWLADDTRAKSVHAGKGPLLALWARGWDVQGVTSDTALAAYLALPGQQTFDLGDLALRYLRRELRKEGDDSGQLSLDGSAEAGEASDAVLRARAVADLATSLDADVERRGGTALLREVELPLVRVLADMERVGIAVDNDHLAMLEARLSGQVKQAAQDAYDCIGREFNLGSPKQLQEILFGELGLPKTKKIKTGYTTDADALQWLQEQSDHPVIECLLRHRDVTRLWTVVAKQLQPAVDDAGRIHTTYEQTIAATGRLSSTDPNLQNIPIRTAAGREIRQAFVPGEGFESLMTADYSQIEMRIMAHLSDDEGLQAAFASGEDLHTYVASQAFGLPVESVDPELRRRVKAMTYGLVYGLSAFGLAQQLQITPDEAKEQMNAYFSRFGGVRDYLREVVEVARMNGYTETILGRRRYLPDLASDNNQRRQMAERMALNAPIQGSAADIIKIAMLRVHGRLRTDGFASRLLLQVHDELVLEVAPGERERLEQMVREEMGGAYAMKVPLDVSVGVGRSWDDAAH